A section of the Streptomyces sp. CG1 genome encodes:
- a CDS encoding ParB N-terminal domain-containing protein, with protein sequence MSLRAGESPRLSGDDKAHIARLAETEGPLPPILVDRRTMRVIDGMHRLMAASMQGRQCIDVVFFDGSEADAFLRGVQENVTHGLPLTQADRRAAAERIIRTHPHLSDRAIGQVTGLAAQTVAATRRRSSEESAQSNARVGRDGRLRPLDSSEARRRAAELLTGQPRASLRHVARAAGISPATVLDVRKRLERGESPVPQRPAAAGATGSGDESPGGSGDGGAITAAGATAPAQGPLDPARRPGTRTPAATDPAATVEKLLRDPSLRNNERGKGMLRLLHINAVGEAQLPGTVEAVPPHCAAIVVQLARHYSQMWQDFAMELDGRARIADPSTAGN encoded by the coding sequence ATGTCGCTGCGGGCCGGCGAGTCGCCGCGGCTGAGCGGGGACGACAAGGCACACATCGCCAGGCTCGCCGAGACGGAGGGGCCGTTGCCGCCCATTCTGGTGGACCGGCGCACCATGCGGGTGATCGACGGGATGCACCGTCTGATGGCGGCGTCTATGCAGGGCCGCCAGTGCATCGACGTGGTCTTCTTCGACGGCAGCGAGGCGGACGCGTTCCTGCGCGGCGTCCAGGAGAACGTCACGCACGGACTGCCGCTCACCCAGGCCGACCGCCGGGCGGCCGCCGAGCGCATCATCCGGACGCACCCGCACCTGTCCGACCGGGCCATAGGCCAGGTGACGGGCCTGGCTGCGCAGACCGTCGCCGCGACAAGGAGACGGTCTTCTGAAGAGTCGGCACAGTCGAACGCCAGGGTTGGCAGGGACGGCAGGCTCCGCCCGCTGGACAGCAGCGAAGCCCGGCGACGCGCCGCGGAACTGCTCACCGGGCAGCCGAGGGCGTCACTGCGGCACGTGGCGCGCGCAGCGGGCATCTCCCCGGCGACGGTCCTCGACGTGCGCAAACGCCTCGAGCGCGGCGAGTCACCGGTGCCGCAGCGGCCCGCCGCGGCCGGCGCCACAGGGTCCGGCGACGAAAGCCCGGGCGGGTCCGGCGACGGCGGCGCGATCACGGCGGCCGGGGCCACCGCTCCCGCCCAGGGACCGCTCGATCCGGCACGGCGTCCGGGCACCCGGACTCCGGCCGCCACCGACCCGGCCGCCACCGTGGAGAAGCTGCTGCGCGACCCGTCTCTGCGGAACAACGAACGAGGAAAGGGAATGCTCCGCCTCCTGCACATCAACGCCGTCGGAGAGGCCCAACTGCCCGGCACGGTCGAGGCCGTTCCTCCGCACTGCGCCGCTATCGTCGTGCAGCTCGCCCGGCATTACTCGCAGATGTGGCAGGACTTCGCCATGGAACTCGACGGCAGGGCGCGGATCGCGGATCCGTCGACCGCCGGAAACTGA
- a CDS encoding S41 family peptidase, with protein sequence MRTLTATVAALFLAAGAVPAAAASPAGPPDTDGVWRMDGYGTVLVLGHGVLQEYQTTSVSCVKGDTSRQTGPGTYAATDGSVLTVRTVHDRDHALFAADSSVGHRKLRRLNALPAGCARPATTDPRTAFDVFWQTFEENYPFFAQKHIDWQAVRDRYRPLVHQDTTKDELFGIFSRMVRPLYDAHVGVMDGDRVFAQVRPGTEMPSPELDTRVKRFIVARDLKDASYRQDFGAGRITYADLPGDLGYLRISGFGGYAGEHAPYTAERAELDRALNTVLTPGRTQRLKGLVIDLRINGGGSDTLGIRIAQRLTDTPYTAYAKRARNDPADPARHTRPEPVPVVPAHAPRYTGPVAVLTGGSTVSAGETFTQALMDRPGRTVRIGQPTQGVFSDVLMRNLPDGLIFGLPNEEYLTRTGRTFDGTGIAPLLAEPVFTKEEFAKNRDSAFDRAVNLLSGRG encoded by the coding sequence GTGCGTACGCTCACGGCCACCGTCGCCGCCCTGTTCCTCGCCGCCGGCGCCGTACCGGCCGCGGCGGCCTCGCCGGCCGGACCGCCTGATACGGACGGGGTGTGGCGGATGGACGGCTACGGCACCGTCCTCGTCCTCGGCCACGGAGTTCTGCAGGAGTACCAGACGACGTCCGTCAGCTGTGTGAAGGGCGACACCTCGCGGCAGACCGGCCCCGGCACCTACGCGGCGACGGACGGCTCGGTGCTGACCGTACGGACCGTGCACGACCGCGATCACGCGCTGTTCGCCGCGGACAGCTCGGTGGGCCACCGCAAGCTGCGCCGCCTGAACGCCCTGCCCGCCGGCTGCGCCCGCCCGGCCACCACCGACCCGCGCACCGCCTTCGACGTCTTCTGGCAGACCTTCGAGGAGAACTACCCCTTCTTCGCCCAGAAGCACATCGACTGGCAGGCCGTCCGCGACCGGTACCGGCCGCTGGTGCACCAGGACACCACGAAGGACGAACTCTTCGGCATCTTCAGCCGGATGGTGCGTCCGCTGTACGACGCCCATGTCGGGGTGATGGACGGCGACCGTGTCTTCGCCCAGGTCCGTCCTGGTACCGAGATGCCGAGCCCGGAACTGGACACCAGGGTCAAGAGGTTCATCGTGGCCCGTGACCTCAAGGACGCCTCCTACCGCCAGGACTTCGGCGCGGGCCGGATCACCTACGCCGACCTGCCGGGCGACCTCGGCTATCTGCGTATCTCCGGATTCGGCGGCTACGCCGGCGAGCACGCGCCGTACACGGCGGAACGGGCCGAACTCGACCGCGCGTTGAACACCGTGCTCACCCCGGGCCGTACCCAGCGGCTCAAGGGCCTCGTCATCGACCTGCGCATCAACGGCGGCGGCTCCGACACCCTCGGCATCCGGATCGCCCAGCGGCTGACCGACACGCCGTACACCGCGTACGCGAAGCGCGCCCGCAACGACCCGGCCGACCCCGCCCGGCACACCCGCCCCGAACCCGTACCCGTCGTCCCGGCCCACGCACCCCGCTACACCGGTCCGGTCGCGGTCCTCACCGGCGGTTCGACGGTCAGCGCGGGCGAGACCTTCACCCAGGCGCTGATGGACCGGCCCGGGCGTACCGTGCGGATCGGGCAGCCCACCCAGGGCGTCTTCTCCGACGTGCTGATGCGCAACCTGCCCGACGGCCTGATCTTCGGCCTGCCGAACGAGGAGTACCTGACCCGCACCGGCCGCACCTTCGACGGCACGGGCATTGCGCCGCTGCTGGCCGAACCGGTCTTCACCAAGGAGGAGTTCGCGAAGAACCGGGACTCGGCCTTCGACCGCGCGGTGAACCTGCTGAGCGGGCGCGGCTGA
- a CDS encoding glutamate--cysteine ligase — translation MGRDVPALVFTREDRRRYRVKMHECLEALAQMLRDARFESERPQVGLEIELNLVGDDAEPAMRNTDALQAISDPAWSTELGRFNLEINVPPRRLTAGGPDAWESEIRAALNHAEERARSIGTRLIMIGILPTLRQEDIGAESLSENPRYQLLNDQIFAARGEDLRIEIDGADRLRTYADTITPEAACTSTQFHLQVSPEEFADYWNAAQAIAGVQVALAANAPFLFGKELWHETRVPLFEQATDTRPEEIKVQGVRPRVWFGERWINSVFDLFEENLRYFPALLPLCDEQDPAETLDRGDIPELGELTLHNGTIYRWNRPVYAVSHDVPHIRVENRVLPAGPTVADTLANGAFYYGLTRALVEEDRPVWSRMSFPAAEDNLHTAARHGIEALLYWPGMGEVPVPELVLRRLLPLAHRGLEQSGMDEAWREPLLGIIEQRCVTARNGAVWQKEMFHRLNDTTHAGRHEALRRMTQLYIDYMHLNAPAHTWPVD, via the coding sequence ATGGGACGCGATGTCCCGGCGCTCGTCTTCACCCGCGAGGACCGCCGCCGGTACCGGGTCAAGATGCACGAGTGCCTCGAGGCGCTGGCGCAGATGCTGCGCGATGCACGGTTCGAGTCCGAGCGGCCGCAGGTCGGCCTGGAGATCGAGCTGAACCTGGTCGGTGACGACGCCGAGCCCGCGATGCGCAACACCGATGCCCTGCAGGCGATCTCCGACCCGGCCTGGTCCACCGAGCTGGGCCGGTTCAACCTGGAGATCAACGTGCCGCCCCGGCGGCTGACCGCGGGCGGCCCCGACGCATGGGAGTCGGAGATCCGCGCCGCGCTGAACCACGCGGAGGAGCGGGCCAGGTCGATCGGCACCCGGCTGATCATGATCGGGATCCTGCCCACCCTGCGCCAGGAGGACATCGGCGCGGAGAGCCTGTCGGAGAACCCGCGCTACCAGCTGCTCAACGACCAGATCTTCGCTGCCCGCGGCGAGGATCTGCGCATCGAGATCGACGGTGCGGACCGGCTGCGCACCTACGCGGACACCATCACCCCGGAGGCCGCGTGCACCAGCACGCAGTTCCATCTCCAAGTCTCTCCCGAGGAGTTCGCCGACTACTGGAACGCGGCGCAGGCCATCGCCGGGGTCCAGGTGGCGCTGGCGGCGAACGCGCCGTTCCTGTTCGGCAAGGAGCTGTGGCACGAGACCCGGGTCCCGCTGTTCGAACAGGCCACGGACACCCGGCCTGAGGAGATCAAGGTGCAGGGGGTACGGCCCCGGGTGTGGTTCGGGGAGCGGTGGATCAACAGCGTCTTCGACCTCTTCGAGGAGAACCTGCGCTACTTCCCGGCCCTCCTCCCGCTCTGCGACGAGCAGGACCCGGCGGAGACGCTGGACCGCGGCGACATCCCCGAACTCGGCGAACTGACCCTGCACAACGGCACGATCTACCGCTGGAACCGCCCGGTGTACGCCGTCTCCCACGACGTCCCGCACATCCGGGTGGAGAACCGGGTGCTCCCCGCCGGCCCGACCGTCGCCGACACCCTGGCCAACGGCGCCTTCTACTACGGGCTGACCCGGGCCCTGGTGGAGGAGGACCGGCCGGTGTGGTCACGCATGTCGTTCCCTGCGGCCGAGGACAATCTGCACACCGCTGCCCGGCACGGCATCGAGGCCCTGCTGTACTGGCCCGGGATGGGCGAAGTGCCGGTGCCGGAGCTGGTGCTGCGGCGGCTTCTGCCGCTGGCGCACCGGGGCCTCGAGCAGTCCGGCATGGACGAGGCCTGGCGGGAGCCGCTGCTCGGCATCATCGAGCAGCGCTGTGTGACGGCCCGCAACGGCGCCGTATGGCAGAAGGAGATGTTCCACCGCCTGAACGACACCACACACGCCGGCCGTCACGAGGCGCTGCGCCGGATGACCCAGCTGTACATCGACTACATGCACCTCAACGCCCCGGCCCACACCTGGCCGGTGGACTGA
- a CDS encoding substrate-binding domain-containing protein has product MTMSHGARRPTIADVAAAASVSRTTVSHALNGIGKVDPRTRERIKKIAAELGYRPNLRAQRLRRGQAKAIALASSMPFAVAGGPSRLGFYMEVAAAAAERALVHGYALVLIPPVQSGSALYSVDIDGAIVVEPEADDAAVAQLCERGLPYVALGRPTAPDDDAPYVDLHGGRVVDLLLAHLRDQGARSPALVIGAGTRHSSVDARAAYERAAAAHGWPPIVATAPEDAGEQAGYDSCAALLAEHPGIDALCVLVDAFAVGAVRALREAGRCVPDDVMVVTRYDGLRARTCEPPLTAVDLGLERAAADAVELLLARLGARPATGRAEQADTGGEVSAVEPRLVVRASSLRRPPSADRA; this is encoded by the coding sequence ATGACCATGTCCCACGGCGCCCGCCGGCCCACCATCGCCGACGTCGCCGCGGCGGCGTCGGTGTCGCGGACCACGGTGTCCCACGCGCTCAACGGCATCGGCAAGGTCGACCCGCGGACCCGCGAACGTATCAAGAAGATCGCCGCGGAACTGGGGTACCGGCCCAACCTGCGTGCCCAGCGGCTGCGCCGGGGTCAGGCCAAGGCCATCGCGCTCGCCTCCTCGATGCCGTTCGCGGTGGCCGGCGGCCCCTCGCGGCTCGGCTTCTACATGGAGGTGGCCGCCGCCGCGGCCGAACGGGCCCTCGTCCACGGCTACGCCCTGGTGCTGATCCCGCCCGTGCAGTCCGGATCCGCGCTGTATTCCGTCGACATCGACGGCGCGATCGTGGTCGAGCCCGAGGCGGACGACGCGGCCGTGGCCCAGCTGTGCGAGCGCGGACTGCCGTACGTCGCCCTGGGCCGGCCCACCGCTCCCGACGACGACGCCCCCTACGTGGACCTGCACGGCGGCAGAGTGGTCGACCTGCTCCTGGCACATCTGCGCGACCAGGGCGCCCGCAGCCCCGCGCTCGTCATCGGCGCCGGTACCCGCCACTCCTCGGTCGACGCCCGCGCGGCCTATGAACGCGCCGCTGCCGCACACGGCTGGCCGCCCATCGTCGCCACCGCCCCGGAGGACGCCGGCGAGCAGGCCGGGTACGACAGCTGTGCCGCCCTGCTCGCCGAGCACCCCGGCATCGACGCGCTGTGCGTACTCGTCGATGCCTTCGCCGTCGGCGCCGTACGCGCGCTGCGGGAGGCGGGACGCTGTGTCCCCGACGACGTCATGGTCGTCACCCGGTACGACGGGCTGCGCGCCCGCACCTGTGAACCACCGCTCACCGCAGTCGACTTGGGGCTGGAGAGGGCTGCCGCGGACGCGGTGGAGCTGCTGCTCGCGCGGCTGGGTGCGCGACCCGCCACCGGCAGGGCCGAGCAGGCGGACACCGGGGGCGAGGTGTCCGCCGTCGAGCCGCGGCTCGTTGTGCGTGCCTCGTCTCTGCGTCGGCCGCCGTCCGCCGACCGTGCCTGA
- a CDS encoding sulfite exporter TauE/SafE family protein, with protein MSGGTLAVLALTVAAAAFVQGVSGLGFALIVAPVAGLLDPGLLPVFVLTVMIPLNLYVAWRERHSLDLRGARWITAARLTATPAGLALLWAIPQGALGAVVGAATVLAAMVSLVVPSFVPGRGAYVGAGVVTGLTETATGVGGPPLALVYQHRPPGELRATVAACFLVGEVASLALLFATGRGRPADMGWALLLLPALASGAWLSRLVHRRVDARRMRAFVLVFALVSGVVLMTGT; from the coding sequence ATGAGCGGCGGCACTCTGGCCGTGCTGGCGTTGACCGTCGCGGCCGCCGCGTTCGTGCAGGGGGTCAGCGGGCTCGGGTTCGCGCTGATCGTCGCGCCGGTCGCGGGACTGCTCGATCCTGGGCTGCTGCCTGTGTTCGTGTTGACCGTGATGATCCCGCTCAACCTGTACGTCGCCTGGCGTGAGCGGCACAGTCTGGATCTGCGCGGCGCTCGATGGATCACGGCGGCACGGCTGACGGCGACGCCGGCGGGGCTGGCGCTGCTGTGGGCGATTCCGCAGGGCGCCCTCGGGGCGGTCGTCGGTGCGGCGACGGTCCTGGCGGCCATGGTGAGCCTGGTCGTGCCGTCGTTCGTGCCGGGGCGCGGTGCCTATGTGGGCGCGGGTGTCGTCACCGGGCTGACCGAGACCGCGACGGGCGTGGGCGGCCCGCCCCTCGCGCTCGTCTACCAGCACCGGCCACCCGGCGAGCTGCGGGCCACGGTCGCCGCCTGCTTCCTGGTGGGCGAAGTCGCCTCTCTCGCCCTGCTGTTCGCGACCGGGCGGGGACGTCCCGCGGACATGGGCTGGGCGCTCCTGCTGCTGCCCGCGCTCGCGTCGGGCGCCTGGCTGAGCCGGCTCGTGCACCGGCGGGTCGACGCGAGGAGGATGCGCGCCTTCGTGCTCGTCTTCGCACTCGTGTCGGGGGTGGTGCTGATGACAGGGACGTGA
- a CDS encoding amidohydrolase family protein, with product MTDLTPDRLRGDALLLVPDVTLTPDGPLERHAVLVRDGVFRDVGPVERIVRTDPSLTPVRLPGQALMPGFVDAHHHLTQSFGGALAFGEPSEIFRRVWVPLERALDEESAYVAAKLAVLESLRGGFTTVAEAGTRATVDVDVVASAGRDAGIRCVLGLVCDDASDGTGPDTDPQAVLRAAEQHLARYGGDDLIHPALAVSVPEAATAHTLAATARLAAEAGTVVQIHVNEHLVAVERSLVRHGLRPLEYLHQVGALGPQLLAAHATLLTPAEVTLLVDSGAAVSYNPVASAWKGNAVAPATTFAERGIRFGLGTDGTRGDGFRLADAAEFAQRLTYGLASGDSSCGAGWTWWERATAGGADAVGLGACTGRITPGAAADFLLVDIGGPEMQPSWDLPWELVRHGNRDQLTAVFVAGRLRLWHGWPPDWDGPALVRRAAELAPHVVRRAGVTRAHPTSVAAQRRTAVPHTSPSPLTPPSPLAPAPSSDLTPPDTTAPGLGGRR from the coding sequence ATGACCGACCTGACCCCCGACCGGCTGCGCGGCGACGCGTTGCTGCTGGTCCCCGACGTGACACTGACCCCGGACGGCCCGCTGGAGCGGCATGCGGTACTCGTGCGGGACGGCGTGTTCCGCGACGTCGGCCCGGTCGAGCGGATCGTCCGTACGGACCCGTCGCTGACCCCCGTCCGGCTGCCCGGGCAGGCGCTGATGCCGGGCTTCGTCGACGCCCATCACCATCTGACCCAGAGCTTCGGCGGCGCCCTCGCCTTCGGGGAGCCGTCGGAGATCTTCCGCCGGGTGTGGGTGCCGCTGGAGCGCGCGCTGGACGAGGAGTCGGCGTACGTCGCCGCGAAACTGGCCGTGCTGGAGTCCCTGCGGGGCGGTTTCACGACGGTCGCCGAGGCGGGGACCCGGGCCACGGTGGACGTGGACGTGGTGGCCTCGGCCGGGCGTGACGCGGGGATCCGCTGCGTGCTGGGGCTCGTCTGCGACGACGCCTCGGACGGCACCGGTCCGGACACGGATCCGCAGGCCGTACTGCGCGCCGCCGAGCAGCACTTGGCTCGCTACGGCGGTGACGACCTGATCCATCCTGCGCTGGCGGTGTCCGTGCCGGAGGCCGCGACGGCGCACACGCTGGCGGCGACGGCGCGGCTCGCCGCCGAGGCGGGCACGGTCGTGCAGATCCATGTGAACGAACACCTCGTCGCCGTCGAGCGTTCCCTGGTCCGGCACGGGCTGCGCCCTCTGGAGTATCTGCACCAAGTGGGCGCGCTGGGCCCGCAGTTGCTTGCCGCGCACGCGACGCTGCTCACCCCGGCCGAGGTCACGCTGCTCGTGGACAGCGGCGCGGCGGTGAGCTACAACCCCGTCGCCAGCGCGTGGAAGGGCAACGCCGTCGCCCCCGCGACCACCTTCGCCGAGCGCGGCATCCGGTTCGGGCTGGGCACCGACGGGACGCGCGGGGACGGCTTCCGGCTCGCGGACGCGGCGGAGTTCGCTCAGCGGCTCACCTACGGCCTGGCCAGCGGGGATTCCTCCTGCGGAGCCGGCTGGACGTGGTGGGAGCGGGCCACGGCGGGCGGCGCGGACGCGGTCGGCCTCGGCGCGTGCACGGGACGGATCACGCCCGGTGCCGCCGCGGACTTCCTCCTGGTGGACATCGGCGGGCCGGAGATGCAGCCGTCCTGGGACCTGCCCTGGGAACTGGTCCGCCACGGCAACCGGGACCAGCTGACCGCCGTGTTCGTCGCCGGCCGGCTACGGCTCTGGCACGGCTGGCCACCGGACTGGGACGGACCGGCCCTGGTCCGACGCGCCGCCGAACTGGCCCCTCACGTGGTGCGGCGCGCCGGGGTGACACGGGCCCATCCGACGTCGGTTGCGGCACAACGGCGAACGGCAGTACCGCACACCTCTCCATCCCCGCTCACGCCCCCGTCCCCGCTCGCACCCGCACCCTCCTCCGACCTCACGCCCCCGGACACAACCGCGCCCGGCCTCGGCGGCAGGCGATGA
- a CDS encoding uracil-xanthine permease family protein: protein MSSPVHPVDESRPLGRILLFGVQHVLVMAATPISAIFLMSATLRLSPGLTVDLLSAALLLSGIGSLVQSLGPWKFGPRLPFVMLPGGAPLVLFLSIAQQHGLRTATGAVLLTAAFTFLVLPLFARLLRFFPPLVIGTMIVIVGVNLVKVGALLVTGQPGTPGFADPARLGLAFATIALIVVFTRLLRGVLRQLAVLLGLAAGTALAFALGQVHLGAALSGQLIGVPGPLPFGAPVFDLLAALPLMLYSLASMAEATGQTVINAEAVGKDIDVRADVPRTVRGDALTSLLGGCFGLPLMVTSGENIGIVRVTGVRSRYVTAAAGVVLVVLGFLTPVARAISVMPPAVVGGAAMVVFAVITVLGVQMLGRARLEDHTATVTCAVALALGLLPILVPGVYAGFPSGVRILLESGVAVGAFVAAGLNVVFHHLGRRAADTGTAAVRAEAADSAARA from the coding sequence GTGTCCAGTCCCGTACATCCTGTCGACGAGTCCCGCCCGCTGGGGCGGATCCTGCTCTTCGGCGTGCAGCACGTCCTCGTCATGGCGGCGACCCCGATCTCCGCAATCTTCCTCATGAGCGCCACCCTGCGACTCAGCCCCGGCCTCACCGTCGATCTGCTCTCGGCAGCCCTGCTGCTGTCCGGGATCGGCTCGCTCGTGCAGTCCCTCGGCCCCTGGAAGTTCGGGCCACGGCTGCCGTTCGTGATGCTGCCGGGCGGTGCGCCGCTCGTCCTGTTCCTGTCGATCGCGCAGCAGCACGGGCTGCGCACGGCGACCGGCGCGGTGCTGCTCACCGCCGCGTTCACCTTCCTGGTGCTGCCGCTGTTCGCCCGCCTGTTGAGGTTCTTCCCGCCGCTGGTCATCGGCACGATGATCGTGATCGTCGGGGTCAACCTGGTGAAGGTCGGTGCACTGCTGGTCACCGGGCAGCCCGGCACGCCGGGCTTCGCCGATCCGGCCCGGCTGGGGCTGGCCTTCGCCACCATCGCCCTGATCGTCGTCTTCACCCGGCTGCTGCGCGGGGTTCTGCGGCAACTCGCCGTACTGCTCGGCCTCGCGGCCGGCACGGCCCTCGCCTTCGCCCTCGGCCAGGTCCACCTGGGCGCCGCGCTCTCGGGTCAACTCATAGGCGTGCCCGGGCCGTTGCCGTTCGGCGCGCCCGTCTTCGACCTGCTCGCCGCGCTGCCGCTGATGCTGTACAGCCTCGCGTCGATGGCGGAGGCGACCGGGCAGACCGTCATCAACGCAGAGGCGGTCGGCAAGGACATCGACGTCCGCGCCGATGTGCCCCGCACGGTGCGCGGGGACGCCCTGACCTCACTGCTCGGCGGCTGCTTCGGGCTGCCGCTGATGGTGACCAGCGGGGAGAACATCGGCATCGTCCGGGTCACCGGCGTACGCAGCAGGTATGTGACGGCCGCCGCGGGCGTCGTCCTCGTCGTCCTCGGCTTTCTGACCCCGGTCGCGCGGGCGATCAGCGTGATGCCACCGGCCGTGGTCGGCGGCGCCGCGATGGTCGTCTTCGCGGTGATCACCGTGCTCGGCGTGCAGATGCTCGGCAGAGCCCGACTGGAGGACCACACGGCCACGGTGACCTGCGCGGTCGCCCTCGCACTGGGGCTGCTGCCGATCCTGGTCCCCGGTGTGTACGCCGGCTTCCCGTCCGGCGTACGGATCCTGCTGGAGAGCGGGGTGGCCGTGGGCGCCTTCGTCGCCGCCGGGCTCAACGTCGTCTTCCACCACCTGGGGCGGCGCGCCGCGGACACCGGTACGGCTGCCGTGCGAGCCGAGGCGGCGGATTCGGCCGCCCGTGCCTGA
- a CDS encoding SAM-dependent methyltransferase encodes MTQDGGQAVQIDTSKPHPARIYDYLLGGKDNYEVDQQAGDQLAAVAPEVWISVRANRAFLHRAVRYVVDSGVRQILDVGTGLPTSPNVHEVAQELDPDVRVAYVDNDPIVKAHADALLSQAGTTSIVLADLRDPRSIIDHPEVRGIIDFGRPVALFLVAILHFIRDADEPERIVATLRDALPAGSFLVLSHATGDFADDRSEAEAVYNGATATMNLRSRDRVERFFDGFDLVEPGLTQVPFWRPDSTPAPGSAEIGFYGGVARKNA; translated from the coding sequence GTGACTCAGGACGGCGGCCAGGCCGTGCAGATCGACACCAGCAAGCCGCATCCCGCGCGGATCTACGACTACCTCCTGGGCGGCAAGGACAACTACGAGGTGGACCAGCAGGCGGGCGACCAGCTGGCCGCCGTGGCGCCCGAGGTGTGGATCTCCGTGCGGGCCAACCGCGCCTTCCTGCACCGCGCGGTGCGGTACGTCGTCGACAGCGGTGTCCGGCAGATCCTCGACGTCGGCACCGGACTGCCCACCTCGCCGAACGTGCACGAGGTCGCCCAGGAGCTGGATCCGGACGTGCGCGTCGCCTACGTCGACAACGACCCGATCGTGAAGGCTCACGCCGACGCGCTGCTCAGCCAGGCCGGCACGACCAGCATCGTCCTCGCCGACCTGCGCGATCCGCGGTCCATCATCGATCATCCCGAGGTTCGCGGGATCATCGACTTCGGCCGGCCGGTCGCCCTGTTCCTCGTCGCCATCCTCCACTTCATCCGCGACGCGGACGAACCCGAGCGGATCGTGGCCACCCTGCGCGACGCGCTCCCGGCCGGCAGCTTCCTGGTGCTCTCGCACGCGACGGGCGACTTCGCCGACGACCGCAGCGAGGCCGAGGCCGTCTACAACGGCGCGACCGCCACCATGAACCTGCGCTCCCGCGACCGGGTCGAGCGGTTCTTCGACGGGTTCGACCTCGTCGAGCCCGGACTGACCCAGGTTCCGTTCTGGCGCCCGGACAGCACGCCCGCGCCCGGCTCCGCCGAAATCGGCTTCTACGGCGGCGTGGCCCGCAAGAACGCCTGA
- a CDS encoding 4Fe-4S binding protein → MSEQEAAEETGGRKLPAKLSGHPSVRAVLAARAAGGQPAPPPVIDADWLRALCLEAGADDAAAVSLDHPGLAGEREHVLAALPGTRSLVSLMVRMNRDNTRSTARSVANQEFHQTDEQVNAAARTVARALEDAGYHALNPSAGFPQEMERFPGRIWVVAHKTVAVAAGLGVMGLHRNVIHPRFGNFVLLATVLVDAPVSAYGQELDYSPCVDCKLCVAACPVGAIGKDGSFDALACTTHNYREFMSGFTDWVQTVADSEDAADFRTRVTDPENASMWQSLAFKPSYKSGYCLAVCPAGEDVLGPYLDDRRAYLDTVLRPLQDKTETLYVLPGSEAQRYAERRFPHKPTKAVSGGWRSPTRRNPDTPGTH, encoded by the coding sequence ATGAGCGAGCAGGAAGCCGCCGAGGAGACGGGAGGCCGGAAGCTGCCCGCCAAGCTCTCCGGCCACCCCTCCGTGCGGGCCGTACTGGCCGCGCGAGCGGCCGGCGGCCAGCCCGCGCCGCCACCGGTGATCGACGCGGACTGGCTGCGTGCGCTCTGTCTGGAGGCCGGCGCGGACGACGCGGCGGCGGTGAGCCTGGACCATCCCGGCCTCGCCGGGGAGCGCGAGCACGTGCTGGCCGCGCTGCCGGGTACGCGCTCGCTGGTCTCGCTGATGGTCCGCATGAACCGCGACAACACGCGCTCGACCGCGCGCAGTGTGGCCAACCAGGAGTTCCACCAGACCGACGAACAGGTCAACGCCGCCGCCCGGACGGTGGCCCGGGCGCTGGAGGACGCCGGCTATCACGCGCTCAACCCGTCGGCGGGCTTTCCGCAGGAGATGGAGCGCTTTCCGGGCCGTATCTGGGTGGTGGCCCACAAGACCGTCGCCGTGGCCGCCGGGCTGGGTGTGATGGGCCTGCACCGCAATGTCATCCACCCGCGGTTCGGCAACTTCGTGCTGCTCGCCACGGTGCTCGTGGACGCCCCGGTCAGCGCGTACGGGCAGGAGCTGGACTACAGCCCGTGCGTGGACTGCAAGTTGTGTGTCGCCGCATGCCCGGTGGGCGCCATCGGCAAGGACGGGTCGTTCGACGCCCTGGCCTGCACGACCCACAACTACCGTGAATTCATGAGCGGGTTCACCGACTGGGTGCAGACCGTGGCCGACAGCGAGGACGCCGCAGACTTCCGCACCCGGGTCACCGACCCGGAGAACGCGTCGATGTGGCAGAGCCTCGCCTTCAAGCCCAGCTACAAGTCCGGCTACTGCCTCGCCGTCTGTCCCGCCGGCGAGGACGTGCTCGGTCCCTACCTCGACGACCGCAGGGCCTACCTGGACACGGTTCTCCGCCCTCTCCAGGACAAGACCGAGACCCTCTACGTGCTGCCCGGCTCGGAGGCACAGCGGTACGCCGAACGCCGCTTCCCGCACAAGCCGACGAAGGCGGTCTCCGGAGGCTGGCGCTCTCCCACCCGACGGAATCCGGACACGCCCGGCACACACTGA